From Vidua chalybeata isolate OUT-0048 chromosome 25, bVidCha1 merged haplotype, whole genome shotgun sequence, one genomic window encodes:
- the ADGRB2 gene encoding adhesion G protein-coupled receptor B2 isoform X1, which translates to MPGEGKCHRMTAAGPLLLAVISSVLWLTRGFDPAPSACSALASGVLYGSFSLKDLFPTISSGCSWTLENPDPTKYSLYLRFNREEQVCTHFSPMVLPLDHYLANYTCDPRGEASPAPARQRPEQQQEEEEDEEAELELCEGAGPFTFLHFDKNFVQLCLAAEPEAAPRLLEPQALEFRFVEVLLINNNNSSQFTCSVLCRWLEECLQAPGARRCGFTHAGCSCQAESPPAPRRNGTRPPAPAPTPAPAAPGCCPTELHSANANELDLPEVPHGNAVEENQKVKTQWPRSADEPGVYMAQTGDPAAEEWSQWSVCSLTCGQGSQVRTRSCVSSPYGTLCSGLLRETRTCNNTATCPVEGQWLEWGAWSRCSVTCANGTQQRTRRCSVSAHGWAECRGAHADARECSNPTCPTDSKWGPWNHWSLCSKTCDTGWQRRFRMCEGTGMQGYPCEGTGEEVKTCNEKKCPAYHEMCKDEYVMLMTWKKTAAGEIIYNKCPPNATGTASRRCLLSPHGVAYWGVPSFARCVSHEYRYLHLSLREHLAKGQRVLAGEGMSQVVRSLLELMARKTYYSGDLLFSVDILRNVTDTFKRATYIPSSEDVQRFFQVVSYMVDAENRDKWEDAQQVSPGSVHLMKVVEDFIHLVGNALKAFQSSLIVTDNLVTSIQREPVSAVSSDINFPMKGRRGMKDWARSSEDKLFIPREVLSLASAEAEESSHFVIGAVLYRTLGLILPPPRSPLAVTSKVLTVTVRPPTRPAEPLVLVELSHIINGTSHPQCVTWDYSRTDAGLGNWDTESCQTLETLPAHTKCQCRQLATFAVLAQLPRDLAMDPSGTPSVPLMIGCAVSCMALLTLLVIYAAFWRFIKSERSIILLNFCVSILASNILILVGQSQMLSKGVCTMTAAFLHFFFLSSFCWVLTEAWQSYLAVIGRIRTRLVRKRFLCLGWGLPALVVAVSVGFTRTKGYGTASYCWLSLEGGLLYAFVGPAAVIVLVNMLVGIIVFNKLMSRDGISDKSKKQRAGSKPPPCGSLLLKCTKCGVVSSAAMTSATASSAMASLWSSCVVLPLLALTWMSAVLAMTDRRSILFQVLFAVFNSVQGFVIITVHGFLRREVQDVVKCQVGGCRSEENENSPDSCKNGQVQILTDFEKDVDLACQTVLFKEVNTCNPATITGTLSRISLDGDEDPKLNTTSEGGLGFSSLPGNIPPASILVQVPKMTPNVVAGLTELGEPPAQQLGLEAPGPVYLCTESSLRPLEYGWIRAPEPPRESDYMMLPRRTGSLKPFPRDEGTLGAGAEEAVPGGTGRPAAEGDAYPGFVAVDHVNVNLNQPYATVKAPYGLQFKQHPTVRQILASELSERSRTMPRTVPGSAMKVGSLERKRLRYSDLDFEKVMHTRKRHSELYHELNQKFHTLDRYRAPSTGSSKREKRWSVSSGGGDKSTGNDVTGPEEQRPKAPAAPPKPWSTFKAMTLGSLPSAQRDRLELCRADWDSPCAGLDAADGDFQTEV; encoded by the exons GGCAAATGCCATAGGATGACCGCTGCTGGTCCCCTCTTACTGGCTGTGATATCGTCTGTCCTGTGGCTCACGCGGGGCTTCGACCCGGCTCCCAGCGCCTGCTCCGCCCTGGCCTCCGGCGTCCTCTACGGCTCCTTCTCCCTCAAGGACCTGTTCCCCACCATCTCCTCCGGCTGCTCCTGGACCCTGGAGAACCCCGACCCCACCAAGTACTCGCTCTACCTCCGCTTCAACCGGGAGGAGCAGGTCTGCACCCACTTCTCGCCCATGGTGCTGCCGCTCGACCACTACCTGGCCAACTACACCTGCGACCCCCGGGGCGAGgccagccccgcgcccgcccgccaGCGcccggagcagcagcaggaggaggaggaggacgaggaaGCCGAGCTGGAGCTGTGCGAGGGCGCGGGACCCTTCACCTTCCTGCACTTCGACAAGAACTTcgtgcagctgtgcctggcgGCCGAGCCCGAggcggccccgcggctgctGGAGCCGCAAGCGCTGGAATTCCGCTTCGTGGAGGTGCTGCtcatcaacaacaacaactcCAGCCAGTTCACCTGCAGCGTGCTGTGCCGCTGGCTCGAGGAGTGCCTGCAGGCTCCCGGCGCCCGCCGCTGCGGCTTCACCCACGCcggctgcagctgccaggccgagagccccccggccccccggCGCAACGGCACCCGGCCCCCGGCCCCCGCGCCCACCCcggcgcccgccgcccccggctGCTGCCCCACCGAGCTGCATTCTGCGAATGCCAACGAGCTCGACCTGCCCGAGGTGCCACACG GCAATGCGGTCGAGGAGAACCAGAAGGTGAAGACCCAGTGGCCACGGTCAGCGGATGAACCCGGGGTCTACATGGCCCAGACAG GGGACCCCGCGGCGGAGGAGTGGTCGCAGTGGAGCGTGTGCTCCCTGACGTGCGGCCAGGGCTCCCAGGTGCGGACGCGCTCCTGCGTCTCCTCTCCCTACGGGACGCTGTGCAGCGGGCTGCTCCGGGAGACCCGCACCTGCAACAACACCGCCACCTGCCCAG TGGAAGGGCAGTGGCTGGAGTGGGGCGCCTGGAGCCGCTGCTCCGTCACCTGCGCCAACGGCACCCAGCAGCGGACGCGCAGGTGCAGCGTCTCGGCCCACGGCTGGGCCGAGTGCCGGGGGGCCCACGCCGACGCCCGGGAGTGCTCCAACCCCACCTGTCCCA cagACAGCAAGTGGGGTCCTTGGAACCACTGGAGCCTctgctccaagacctgcgaCACCGGCTGGCAGCGGCGCTTCCGCATGTGCGAGGGCACGGGCATGCAGGGCTACCCCTGCGAGGGCACCGGCGAGGAGGTGAAGACCTGCAACGAGAAGAAGTGCCCAG cctaCCACGAGATGTGCAAGGACGAGTACGTGATGCTGATGACCTGGAAGAAGACGGCTGCCGGGGAGATCATCTACAACAAATGTCCCCCCAACGCCACAG GGACTGCCAGCCGCCGGTGCCTGCTGAGCCCCCATGGGGTCGCCTACTGGGGCGTGCCCAGCTTCGCCCGCTGCGTCTCCCACGAGTACAGATACTTGCATCTCTCA CTGCGGGAGCACCTGGCCAAGGGCCAGCGGGTGCTGGCAGGGGAGGGCATGTCCCAGGTGGTGCGGAGCCTGCTGGAGCTCATGGCCCGCAAGACCTACTACAGCGGGGACCTGCTCTTCTCCGTGGACATCCTGCGCAACGTCACCGACACCTTCAAGAGGGCCACCTACATCCCGTCCTCCGAGGACGTGCAG CGCTTCTTCCAGGTGGTGAGCTACATGGTGGACGCGGAGAACCGCGATAAGTGGGAGGATGCCCAGCAG GTCTCTCCGGGCTCCGTGCACCTGATGAAGGTGGTGGAGGACTTCATCCACCTGGTGGGGAACGCGCTGAAGGCTTTCCAGAGCTCCCTCATTGTCACCGACAACTTGG TGACCAGCATCCAGCGGGAGCCCGTGTCCGCCGTGTCCAGCGACATCAACTTCCCCATGAAGGGCCGGCGGGGGATGAAGGACTGGGCCCGCAGCTCCGAGGACAAGCTCTTCatccccagggaggtgctgagccTCGCCTCGGCAG AAGCCGAGGAATCGTCGCACTTCGTCATCGGGGCGGTGCTGTACCGCACGCTGGGGCTCATCCTGCCCCCGCCCAG GAGCCCCCTGGCCGTCACCTCCAAGGTGCTGACGGTGACGGTGCGCCCGCCGACCCGGCCCGCGGAGCCGCTCGTGCTGGTGGAGCTGTCCCACATCATCAAC GGCACGTCCCACCCGCAGTGTGTCACCTGGGACTACTCGAGGAC GGATGCTGGCTTGGGAAACTGGGACACGGAGAGCTGCCAAACCCTGGAGACCCTCCCGGCGCACACCAAATGCCAGTGCCGCCAGCTCGCCACCTTCGCCGTGCTCGCCCAGCTGCCCAGAGACCTG gCCATGGACCCCTCGGGGACGCCGTCGGTGCCGCTGATGATCGGCTGTGCCGTGTCCTGCATGGCCCTGCTGACCCTGCTGGTGATCTACGCGGCCTTCTGGAG GTTCATCAAGTCGGAGCGCTCCATCATCCTGCTCAACTTCTGCGTCTCCATCCTGGCTTCCAACATCCTCATCCTCGTGGGCCAGTCCCAGATGCTCAGCAAG GGCGTGTGCACCATGACCGCCGCCTTCCTCCACTTCTTCTTCCTCTCGTCCTTCTGCTGGGTGCTGACCGAGGCCTGGCAGTCCTACCTGGCGGTGATCGGCCGGATCCGGACACGCCTGGTCAGGAAGCGCTTCCTGTGCTTGGGATGGG GCTTGCCAGCCCTCGTGGTCGCCGTCTCCGTCGGCTTCACACGGACCAAAGGCTACGGGACAGCGAGCTA ctgctggctctcGCTGGAGGGCGGTTTGCTCTACGCCTTCGTGGGACCCGCTGCTGTCATCGTGCTG GTGAACATGCTGGTGGGCATCATCGTCTTCAACAAGCTCATGTCCCGTGACGGCATTTCAGATAAGTCCAAAAAGCAGCGAGCTGG CTCCAAGCCCCCCCCGTGCGGCAgcctgctgctgaaatgcaCCAAGTGCGGCGTGGTGTCCAGCGCGGCCATGACCTCCGCCACCGCCAGCAGTGCCAT GGCATCGCTGTGGAGCTCCTGCGTGGTCCTGCCTCTGCTGGCGCTGACCTGGATGTCGGCCGTGCTCGCCATGACCGACCGGCGCTCCATCCTCTTCCAGGTCCTCTTCGCCGTCTTCAACTCCGTCCAGGGCTTCGTCATCATCACCGTGCACGGCTTCCTGCGCCGAGAG GTCCAGGACGTGGTGAAGTGTCAGGTGGGGGGGTGCAGGAGCGAGGAGAATGAAAACTCGCCCGACTCCTGCAAGAACGGGCAGGTGCAGATCCTG ACAGATTTTGAAAAGGACGTTGACCTGGCGTGTCAGACAG TGCTGTTCAAAGAGGTGAACACCTGCAACCCCGCCACCATCACGGGCACCTTGTCCCGCATCTCCCTGGACGGGGACGAAGACCCCAAGCTCAACACGACCTCGGAGGGCGGCCTGGGCTTCTCCAGCCTGCCCGGGAACATCCCCCCCGCCAGCATCCTGGTGCAGGTGCCCAAGATGACGCCCAACGTGGTGGCGGGTCTGACCGAGCTGGGCGAGCCGCCGGCGCAGCAGCTCGGCCTGGAGGCGCCGGGTCCCGTTTACCTGTGCACCGAGAGCAGCCTGCGGCCGCTGGAATACGGCTGGATCCGggcccccgagcccccccgcGAGAGCGATTACATGATGCTGCCCCGCCGCACCGGCAGCCTCAAGCCCTTCCCCCGGGACGAGGGGACGCTCGGTGCCGGCGCGGAGGAGGCGGTGCCCGGCGGGACGGGGCGCCCGGCGGCCGAAGGGGACGCCTATCCCGGTTTTGTGGCCGTGGATCACGTCAACGTGAACCTCAACCAGCCCTACGCGACGGTGAAGGCGCCCTACGGCCTCCAGTTCAAGCAGCACCCCACGGTGAGGCAGATCCTGGCCTCGGAGCTGTCGGAGCGCAGCCGCACCATGCCCCGCACCGTGCCCGGCTCTGCCATGAAAGTGGGGTCCCTGGAG AGGAAGAGGTTGCGGTACTCTGACCTGGACTTCGAG AAGGTGATGCACACACGGAAACGCCACTCCGAGCTCTACCACGAGCTCAACCAGAAATTCCACACGCTGGACCGGTACCGGGCTCCGTCCACCGGCTCCTCCAAG CGAGAAAAGCGGTGGAGCGTCTCGTCGGGCGGCGGGGACAAGAGCACGGGCAAC GATGTGACCGGCCCCGAGGAGCAGCGGCCGAAGGCTCCGGCCGCGCCGCCCAAGCCGTGGAGCACATTCAAGGCGATGACGCTGGGCTCGCTGCCCAGCGCCCAGCGGGACCGGCTGGAGCTGTGCCGGGCAGACTGGGACAGCCCCTGCGCCGGCCTGGACGCGGCCGACGGCGACTTCCAGACGGAGGTGtga
- the ADGRB2 gene encoding adhesion G protein-coupled receptor B2 isoform X3, producing the protein MTAAGPLLLAVISSVLWLTRGFDPAPSACSALASGVLYGSFSLKDLFPTISSGCSWTLENPDPTKYSLYLRFNREEQVCTHFSPMVLPLDHYLANYTCDPRGEASPAPARQRPEQQQEEEEDEEAELELCEGAGPFTFLHFDKNFVQLCLAAEPEAAPRLLEPQALEFRFVEVLLINNNNSSQFTCSVLCRWLEECLQAPGARRCGFTHAGCSCQAESPPAPRRNGTRPPAPAPTPAPAAPGCCPTELHSANANELDLPEVPHGNAVEENQKVKTQWPRSADEPGVYMAQTGDPAAEEWSQWSVCSLTCGQGSQVRTRSCVSSPYGTLCSGLLRETRTCNNTATCPVEGQWLEWGAWSRCSVTCANGTQQRTRRCSVSAHGWAECRGAHADARECSNPTCPTDSKWGPWNHWSLCSKTCDTGWQRRFRMCEGTGMQGYPCEGTGEEVKTCNEKKCPAYHEMCKDEYVMLMTWKKTAAGEIIYNKCPPNATGTASRRCLLSPHGVAYWGVPSFARCVSHEYRYLHLSLREHLAKGQRVLAGEGMSQVVRSLLELMARKTYYSGDLLFSVDILRNVTDTFKRATYIPSSEDVQRFFQVVSYMVDAENRDKWEDAQQVSPGSVHLMKVVEDFIHLVGNALKAFQSSLIVTDNLVTSIQREPVSAVSSDINFPMKGRRGMKDWARSSEDKLFIPREVLSLASAEAEESSHFVIGAVLYRTLGLILPPPRSPLAVTSKVLTVTVRPPTRPAEPLVLVELSHIINGTSHPQCVTWDYSRTDAGLGNWDTESCQTLETLPAHTKCQCRQLATFAVLAQLPRDLAMDPSGTPSVPLMIGCAVSCMALLTLLVIYAAFWRFIKSERSIILLNFCVSILASNILILVGQSQMLSKGVCTMTAAFLHFFFLSSFCWVLTEAWQSYLAVIGRIRTRLVRKRFLCLGWGLPALVVAVSVGFTRTKGYGTASYCWLSLEGGLLYAFVGPAAVIVLVNMLVGIIVFNKLMSRDGISDKSKKQRAGSKPPPCGSLLLKCTKCGVVSSAAMTSATASSAMASLWSSCVVLPLLALTWMSAVLAMTDRRSILFQVLFAVFNSVQGFVIITVHGFLRREVQDVVKCQVGGCRSEENENSPDSCKNGQVQILTDFEKDVDLACQTVLFKEVNTCNPATITGTLSRISLDGDEDPKLNTTSEGGLGFSSLPGNIPPASILVQVPKMTPNVVAGLTELGEPPAQQLGLEAPGPVYLCTESSLRPLEYGWIRAPEPPRESDYMMLPRRTGSLKPFPRDEGTLGAGAEEAVPGGTGRPAAEGDAYPGFVAVDHVNVNLNQPYATVKAPYGLQFKQHPTVRQILASELSERSRTMPRTVPGSAMKVGSLERKRLRYSDLDFEKVMHTRKRHSELYHELNQKFHTLDRYRAPSTGSSKREKRWSVSSGGGDKSTGNDVTGPEEQRPKAPAAPPKPWSTFKAMTLGSLPSAQRDRLELCRADWDSPCAGLDAADGDFQTEV; encoded by the exons ATGACCGCTGCTGGTCCCCTCTTACTGGCTGTGATATCGTCTGTCCTGTGGCTCACGCGGGGCTTCGACCCGGCTCCCAGCGCCTGCTCCGCCCTGGCCTCCGGCGTCCTCTACGGCTCCTTCTCCCTCAAGGACCTGTTCCCCACCATCTCCTCCGGCTGCTCCTGGACCCTGGAGAACCCCGACCCCACCAAGTACTCGCTCTACCTCCGCTTCAACCGGGAGGAGCAGGTCTGCACCCACTTCTCGCCCATGGTGCTGCCGCTCGACCACTACCTGGCCAACTACACCTGCGACCCCCGGGGCGAGgccagccccgcgcccgcccgccaGCGcccggagcagcagcaggaggaggaggaggacgaggaaGCCGAGCTGGAGCTGTGCGAGGGCGCGGGACCCTTCACCTTCCTGCACTTCGACAAGAACTTcgtgcagctgtgcctggcgGCCGAGCCCGAggcggccccgcggctgctGGAGCCGCAAGCGCTGGAATTCCGCTTCGTGGAGGTGCTGCtcatcaacaacaacaactcCAGCCAGTTCACCTGCAGCGTGCTGTGCCGCTGGCTCGAGGAGTGCCTGCAGGCTCCCGGCGCCCGCCGCTGCGGCTTCACCCACGCcggctgcagctgccaggccgagagccccccggccccccggCGCAACGGCACCCGGCCCCCGGCCCCCGCGCCCACCCcggcgcccgccgcccccggctGCTGCCCCACCGAGCTGCATTCTGCGAATGCCAACGAGCTCGACCTGCCCGAGGTGCCACACG GCAATGCGGTCGAGGAGAACCAGAAGGTGAAGACCCAGTGGCCACGGTCAGCGGATGAACCCGGGGTCTACATGGCCCAGACAG GGGACCCCGCGGCGGAGGAGTGGTCGCAGTGGAGCGTGTGCTCCCTGACGTGCGGCCAGGGCTCCCAGGTGCGGACGCGCTCCTGCGTCTCCTCTCCCTACGGGACGCTGTGCAGCGGGCTGCTCCGGGAGACCCGCACCTGCAACAACACCGCCACCTGCCCAG TGGAAGGGCAGTGGCTGGAGTGGGGCGCCTGGAGCCGCTGCTCCGTCACCTGCGCCAACGGCACCCAGCAGCGGACGCGCAGGTGCAGCGTCTCGGCCCACGGCTGGGCCGAGTGCCGGGGGGCCCACGCCGACGCCCGGGAGTGCTCCAACCCCACCTGTCCCA cagACAGCAAGTGGGGTCCTTGGAACCACTGGAGCCTctgctccaagacctgcgaCACCGGCTGGCAGCGGCGCTTCCGCATGTGCGAGGGCACGGGCATGCAGGGCTACCCCTGCGAGGGCACCGGCGAGGAGGTGAAGACCTGCAACGAGAAGAAGTGCCCAG cctaCCACGAGATGTGCAAGGACGAGTACGTGATGCTGATGACCTGGAAGAAGACGGCTGCCGGGGAGATCATCTACAACAAATGTCCCCCCAACGCCACAG GGACTGCCAGCCGCCGGTGCCTGCTGAGCCCCCATGGGGTCGCCTACTGGGGCGTGCCCAGCTTCGCCCGCTGCGTCTCCCACGAGTACAGATACTTGCATCTCTCA CTGCGGGAGCACCTGGCCAAGGGCCAGCGGGTGCTGGCAGGGGAGGGCATGTCCCAGGTGGTGCGGAGCCTGCTGGAGCTCATGGCCCGCAAGACCTACTACAGCGGGGACCTGCTCTTCTCCGTGGACATCCTGCGCAACGTCACCGACACCTTCAAGAGGGCCACCTACATCCCGTCCTCCGAGGACGTGCAG CGCTTCTTCCAGGTGGTGAGCTACATGGTGGACGCGGAGAACCGCGATAAGTGGGAGGATGCCCAGCAG GTCTCTCCGGGCTCCGTGCACCTGATGAAGGTGGTGGAGGACTTCATCCACCTGGTGGGGAACGCGCTGAAGGCTTTCCAGAGCTCCCTCATTGTCACCGACAACTTGG TGACCAGCATCCAGCGGGAGCCCGTGTCCGCCGTGTCCAGCGACATCAACTTCCCCATGAAGGGCCGGCGGGGGATGAAGGACTGGGCCCGCAGCTCCGAGGACAAGCTCTTCatccccagggaggtgctgagccTCGCCTCGGCAG AAGCCGAGGAATCGTCGCACTTCGTCATCGGGGCGGTGCTGTACCGCACGCTGGGGCTCATCCTGCCCCCGCCCAG GAGCCCCCTGGCCGTCACCTCCAAGGTGCTGACGGTGACGGTGCGCCCGCCGACCCGGCCCGCGGAGCCGCTCGTGCTGGTGGAGCTGTCCCACATCATCAAC GGCACGTCCCACCCGCAGTGTGTCACCTGGGACTACTCGAGGAC GGATGCTGGCTTGGGAAACTGGGACACGGAGAGCTGCCAAACCCTGGAGACCCTCCCGGCGCACACCAAATGCCAGTGCCGCCAGCTCGCCACCTTCGCCGTGCTCGCCCAGCTGCCCAGAGACCTG gCCATGGACCCCTCGGGGACGCCGTCGGTGCCGCTGATGATCGGCTGTGCCGTGTCCTGCATGGCCCTGCTGACCCTGCTGGTGATCTACGCGGCCTTCTGGAG GTTCATCAAGTCGGAGCGCTCCATCATCCTGCTCAACTTCTGCGTCTCCATCCTGGCTTCCAACATCCTCATCCTCGTGGGCCAGTCCCAGATGCTCAGCAAG GGCGTGTGCACCATGACCGCCGCCTTCCTCCACTTCTTCTTCCTCTCGTCCTTCTGCTGGGTGCTGACCGAGGCCTGGCAGTCCTACCTGGCGGTGATCGGCCGGATCCGGACACGCCTGGTCAGGAAGCGCTTCCTGTGCTTGGGATGGG GCTTGCCAGCCCTCGTGGTCGCCGTCTCCGTCGGCTTCACACGGACCAAAGGCTACGGGACAGCGAGCTA ctgctggctctcGCTGGAGGGCGGTTTGCTCTACGCCTTCGTGGGACCCGCTGCTGTCATCGTGCTG GTGAACATGCTGGTGGGCATCATCGTCTTCAACAAGCTCATGTCCCGTGACGGCATTTCAGATAAGTCCAAAAAGCAGCGAGCTGG CTCCAAGCCCCCCCCGTGCGGCAgcctgctgctgaaatgcaCCAAGTGCGGCGTGGTGTCCAGCGCGGCCATGACCTCCGCCACCGCCAGCAGTGCCAT GGCATCGCTGTGGAGCTCCTGCGTGGTCCTGCCTCTGCTGGCGCTGACCTGGATGTCGGCCGTGCTCGCCATGACCGACCGGCGCTCCATCCTCTTCCAGGTCCTCTTCGCCGTCTTCAACTCCGTCCAGGGCTTCGTCATCATCACCGTGCACGGCTTCCTGCGCCGAGAG GTCCAGGACGTGGTGAAGTGTCAGGTGGGGGGGTGCAGGAGCGAGGAGAATGAAAACTCGCCCGACTCCTGCAAGAACGGGCAGGTGCAGATCCTG ACAGATTTTGAAAAGGACGTTGACCTGGCGTGTCAGACAG TGCTGTTCAAAGAGGTGAACACCTGCAACCCCGCCACCATCACGGGCACCTTGTCCCGCATCTCCCTGGACGGGGACGAAGACCCCAAGCTCAACACGACCTCGGAGGGCGGCCTGGGCTTCTCCAGCCTGCCCGGGAACATCCCCCCCGCCAGCATCCTGGTGCAGGTGCCCAAGATGACGCCCAACGTGGTGGCGGGTCTGACCGAGCTGGGCGAGCCGCCGGCGCAGCAGCTCGGCCTGGAGGCGCCGGGTCCCGTTTACCTGTGCACCGAGAGCAGCCTGCGGCCGCTGGAATACGGCTGGATCCGggcccccgagcccccccgcGAGAGCGATTACATGATGCTGCCCCGCCGCACCGGCAGCCTCAAGCCCTTCCCCCGGGACGAGGGGACGCTCGGTGCCGGCGCGGAGGAGGCGGTGCCCGGCGGGACGGGGCGCCCGGCGGCCGAAGGGGACGCCTATCCCGGTTTTGTGGCCGTGGATCACGTCAACGTGAACCTCAACCAGCCCTACGCGACGGTGAAGGCGCCCTACGGCCTCCAGTTCAAGCAGCACCCCACGGTGAGGCAGATCCTGGCCTCGGAGCTGTCGGAGCGCAGCCGCACCATGCCCCGCACCGTGCCCGGCTCTGCCATGAAAGTGGGGTCCCTGGAG AGGAAGAGGTTGCGGTACTCTGACCTGGACTTCGAG AAGGTGATGCACACACGGAAACGCCACTCCGAGCTCTACCACGAGCTCAACCAGAAATTCCACACGCTGGACCGGTACCGGGCTCCGTCCACCGGCTCCTCCAAG CGAGAAAAGCGGTGGAGCGTCTCGTCGGGCGGCGGGGACAAGAGCACGGGCAAC GATGTGACCGGCCCCGAGGAGCAGCGGCCGAAGGCTCCGGCCGCGCCGCCCAAGCCGTGGAGCACATTCAAGGCGATGACGCTGGGCTCGCTGCCCAGCGCCCAGCGGGACCGGCTGGAGCTGTGCCGGGCAGACTGGGACAGCCCCTGCGCCGGCCTGGACGCGGCCGACGGCGACTTCCAGACGGAGGTGtga